In Fusobacterium hwasookii, a single window of DNA contains:
- a CDS encoding LemA family protein: MIALGVIIGIIVILAFVAISYKNKFVVLDNRVKNSWSQIDVQMQNRFSLVPNLVETVKGYAKHEKETFEGIANAKTRYMSATSPEEKMEANNQLSGFLGRLFAISEAYPELKANTSFENLQAQLVEVENKIRFARQFYNDTVTEYNQTIQMFPGSLFAGFFNYHNAELFKANEMAREEVQVKF, encoded by the coding sequence ATGATAGCATTAGGAGTAATAATCGGAATAATTGTTATTTTAGCTTTTGTAGCTATTAGCTATAAAAACAAGTTTGTAGTGTTAGATAACAGAGTTAAAAATTCTTGGAGTCAAATTGATGTACAAATGCAAAATAGATTTAGCCTTGTGCCAAACTTAGTAGAAACTGTAAAAGGTTATGCTAAACATGAAAAAGAAACTTTTGAAGGAATTGCAAATGCAAAAACTAGATACATGTCTGCAACTTCACCAGAAGAAAAAATGGAAGCTAATAACCAACTAAGTGGTTTTTTAGGTAGACTTTTTGCAATATCAGAAGCATATCCAGAATTAAAAGCAAATACAAGTTTTGAAAATTTACAAGCCCAACTTGTAGAAGTTGAAAATAAAATAAGATTTGCTAGACAATTCTATAATGATACTGTAACAGAATATAATCAAACTATACAAATGTTTCCAGGTAGTTTGTTTGCTGGATTCTTTAACTATCATAATGCAGAGTTGTTTAAAGCAAATGAGATGGCAAGAGAAGAAGTACAAGTTAAATTTTAA
- a CDS encoding OmpA family protein, whose product MKKNFLMSVVVAALVVFGVKTYYDKRTTNNTEVSVEKENNGSNEAGTKEVSDEMLVPGYALGEIPAITIPEVPDLSVKENPNAKITLDMTKKISAVPGISVTPVRVENSNIVGGDYTMQIGQNGDGQFIDKNKTVQTDGNGAGQYIDENVTIQRNEDGSGQYINKVTGVTLQVDPDGSGQFIDSINKFTYQIEADGTGQYIDEKNNIKIVIDEKGSTYTNNNITIENNVDGSGTYNDTDKDLLIENDGKGKAVITLKGKTTEVEAKPFERIEKFPKLKMVPPIPSIEANSLLITLDSGILFDVDKYDLRPEAERALASLAVVLKEADVKAFQIDGHTDSDASDEHNQVLSENRANAVKNFLAAQGLTSEISINGYGESRPIATNDTPEGKQKNRRVEIIIPTI is encoded by the coding sequence ATGAAAAAAAATTTTTTAATGTCAGTAGTGGTAGCTGCCCTTGTAGTTTTTGGTGTAAAAACTTATTATGACAAGAGAACTACTAATAACACAGAAGTTTCAGTAGAAAAAGAAAATAATGGTTCAAATGAAGCAGGAACAAAAGAAGTTTCAGATGAAATGTTAGTACCTGGATATGCTTTAGGAGAAATCCCAGCTATTACAATACCTGAAGTACCTGATCTTTCTGTAAAAGAAAATCCAAATGCAAAAATTACTTTGGATATGACTAAAAAAATATCAGCTGTTCCTGGTATATCTGTTACACCTGTAAGAGTTGAAAATAGTAATATAGTTGGTGGAGACTATACTATGCAAATAGGACAAAATGGTGATGGACAATTTATTGATAAAAATAAAACTGTTCAAACTGATGGAAATGGTGCAGGACAATATATTGATGAAAATGTAACAATTCAAAGAAATGAAGATGGTTCAGGACAATATATTAATAAAGTAACTGGTGTTACACTTCAAGTTGATCCTGATGGTTCAGGGCAATTTATTGATAGTATCAATAAATTTACATACCAAATTGAGGCCGATGGAACTGGACAATACATTGATGAAAAGAATAATATAAAGATTGTTATAGATGAAAAAGGATCTACTTACACAAATAACAATATTACAATAGAAAATAATGTTGATGGTAGTGGAACTTATAATGATACAGATAAAGATCTTTTAATAGAAAATGATGGTAAAGGGAAAGCTGTTATAACACTAAAAGGAAAAACTACTGAAGTAGAAGCAAAACCTTTTGAAAGAATTGAAAAATTCCCTAAATTAAAAATGGTTCCACCTATTCCTAGTATAGAAGCAAATAGTCTTTTAATAACTTTAGATTCAGGTATACTTTTTGATGTTGATAAATATGATCTTCGTCCAGAAGCAGAAAGAGCTCTTGCAAGTCTTGCTGTTGTATTAAAAGAAGCAGATGTAAAAGCATTCCAAATAGATGGACATACTGACTCTGATGCAAGTGATGAACATAACCAAGTTCTATCAGAAAATCGTGCTAATGCTGTTAAGAATTTCTTAGCTGCACAAGGTTTAACATCTGAAATTTCAATAAATGGTTATGGAGAAAGTAGACCAATAGCTACAAATGATACTCCAGAAGGAAAACAAAAAAATCGTCGTGTTGAAATAATAATTCCTACAATCTAA
- a CDS encoding TlpA disulfide reductase family protein has product MELVDQYGKKHNLQDYKGKVIMINFWVSWCSDCKAEMPKVVELYKEYGENKKDLIILGVATPISKKYPNNKDRIDKAALLKYIKDNGYIFPSLLDETGKTYAEYEVIEYPSTYIIDKNGFLKVYVQGAVSKEELKQYIESVFNPIQK; this is encoded by the coding sequence ATTGAACTTGTTGATCAATATGGAAAAAAACATAATCTACAAGATTATAAAGGTAAAGTTATTATGATTAATTTTTGGGTAAGCTGGTGTAGTGATTGTAAGGCTGAAATGCCAAAAGTTGTAGAATTATACAAAGAATATGGAGAAAATAAAAAAGATTTAATAATATTAGGAGTTGCAACACCTATATCTAAGAAATATCCAAATAATAAAGATAGAATTGATAAAGCAGCATTATTAAAATACATAAAAGATAATGGATATATTTTCCCAAGTTTACTTGATGAAACAGGTAAAACTTATGCTGAGTATGAAGTAATTGAATATCCTTCAACTTATATTATTGATAAAAATGGATTTTTAAAAGTTTATGTTCAAGGAGCTGTTTCAAAAGAAGAATTGAAACAATATATTGAAAGTGTTTTTAATCCTATACAAAAATAA